A single region of the Enterococcus mundtii genome encodes:
- a CDS encoding fructose-specific PTS transporter subunit EIIC, with translation MEIKDLMIKDAMIMDLQATDKKGAIDEMVQKMYDAGRISDIETYKQGILAREAQTSTGLGDGIAMPHAKNAAVKEATVLFAKSNKGVDYEALDGQPTFLFFMIAAPEGANDTHLQALAALSRLLIDPDFVGKLKEAGTPEEVQELFQTAEQQKEAEAVAEQEEAAQTAASSNKKFVVAVTACPTGIAHTYMAEDALKKKAKEMGVEIKVETNGSEGIKNRLTAEDIARADGVIIAADKKVEMNRFDGKELVNRPVSDGIRKTEELINLAVSGSAPVFHGDGKEKSSDEGNADGTIGQRIYKDLMNGVSHMLPFVIGGGIAIALSFMVDQFMGVPQDQLANLGNYNQAASWFNQIGQAAFGFMLPVLAGFIASSIGDRPGLIVGFAAGALANTGGAGFLGALIGGFLAGYVIVFLRKLFKNLPKSLEGIKTILFYPVFGLLITGFLMLMVNVPMKALNDGLNSFLSGLSGSNAALLGALLAGMMAADLGGPINKAAYVFGTATLATTVATGGSVVMASVMAGGMVPPLAIFVATRLFKNKFSKTDQDAGLTNIVMGLSFVTEGSIPFAAADPIRAIPSFIIGSALTGGLVGAFGIKLLAPHGGIFVVFLLSHPIMYLVFIAIGAIVSGVIYGALRKSPDAVKVA, from the coding sequence ATGGAAATCAAAGACTTAATGATTAAAGATGCGATGATCATGGATCTACAGGCAACTGATAAAAAAGGCGCCATAGATGAAATGGTCCAAAAAATGTATGATGCAGGTCGTATCTCAGATATCGAAACTTATAAACAAGGGATCTTAGCTCGTGAAGCTCAAACATCCACTGGGCTAGGCGATGGCATTGCAATGCCACATGCGAAGAATGCTGCTGTCAAAGAAGCAACAGTTTTGTTTGCGAAAAGCAATAAAGGCGTAGATTATGAAGCACTAGATGGTCAACCAACTTTCTTATTCTTTATGATCGCCGCACCAGAAGGAGCAAACGACACACATCTGCAAGCATTAGCTGCCTTATCACGTTTATTGATCGATCCAGATTTTGTTGGAAAATTAAAAGAAGCAGGAACACCGGAAGAAGTCCAAGAATTGTTCCAAACAGCTGAACAACAAAAAGAAGCAGAAGCGGTAGCAGAACAAGAAGAAGCAGCACAAACAGCGGCTTCATCTAATAAAAAATTCGTTGTTGCAGTTACTGCATGTCCGACAGGGATAGCCCATACTTACATGGCTGAAGATGCGCTGAAGAAAAAAGCCAAAGAGATGGGTGTTGAGATCAAAGTTGAAACAAACGGTTCAGAAGGAATCAAAAACCGTTTGACTGCTGAAGATATTGCTCGTGCAGATGGCGTCATCATTGCGGCTGATAAAAAAGTCGAAATGAATCGTTTTGACGGAAAAGAATTAGTCAATCGTCCAGTAAGTGACGGTATTCGAAAAACTGAAGAATTGATCAACTTAGCTGTCAGTGGCTCAGCACCAGTTTTCCATGGTGATGGAAAAGAAAAATCTTCTGACGAAGGAAATGCAGATGGAACGATCGGCCAACGAATCTATAAAGATTTGATGAACGGTGTTTCTCACATGTTACCATTCGTTATCGGTGGTGGGATTGCCATTGCATTATCATTCATGGTCGACCAATTCATGGGTGTACCACAAGATCAATTAGCAAACCTTGGGAATTACAACCAAGCAGCAAGCTGGTTCAATCAAATTGGACAAGCTGCATTTGGCTTTATGTTACCAGTTTTAGCAGGATTCATTGCTTCAAGTATTGGTGACCGTCCTGGATTGATCGTTGGTTTTGCAGCGGGAGCATTAGCAAATACTGGCGGTGCTGGGTTCTTAGGTGCCTTGATCGGTGGTTTCTTAGCAGGTTATGTGATCGTCTTCTTACGTAAATTGTTTAAAAACTTGCCTAAGTCACTTGAAGGAATCAAAACGATTCTATTCTATCCTGTTTTTGGATTATTGATTACCGGTTTCTTGATGTTGATGGTCAATGTACCGATGAAAGCACTGAATGATGGTTTGAATAGTTTCTTATCTGGACTTAGCGGTTCAAATGCTGCATTATTAGGTGCGTTACTTGCTGGGATGATGGCTGCCGATCTAGGTGGACCAATCAATAAAGCAGCATATGTGTTCGGTACAGCAACATTAGCAACCACTGTCGCAACCGGTGGTAGTGTTGTGATGGCTTCCGTTATGGCAGGAGGAATGGTTCCACCATTAGCTATCTTCGTTGCAACACGTTTGTTTAAAAATAAATTCAGTAAAACAGACCAAGATGCTGGCTTGACAAACATTGTTATGGGGCTCTCCTTCGTAACCGAAGGATCGATTCCATTCGCCGCAGCTGATCCAATCAGAGCCATTCCAAGTTTCATTATTGGTTCAGCATTGACAGGTGGTTTAGTGGGAGCATTTGGTATCAAATTGTTAGCACCACATGGCGGGATCTTCGTTGTCTTCTTACTAAGTCATCCGATTATGTATCTTGTATTCATTGCAATTGGTGCAATTGTTTCTGGAGTAATTTATGGTGCTTTAAGAAAATCACCAGATGCTGTTAAAGTAGCCTAA
- the pfkB gene encoding 1-phosphofructokinase, whose protein sequence is MIYTVTLNPSIDFIVRVDGLKLGDLNRMTEDFKVPGGKGINVSRILKRIDSDSTALGFLGGFTGNFISDWLKEEQIATAFTQVEEDTRINIKLKSDSETEINGQGPTISDQAIERLKAELATVGADDIVVLSGSAPASLRAGFYQELIEIIREKGAEFVIDTTGDDLKEALKKEPLLIKPNNHELAELYDVTFRSVEDIIPYGKKLLAEGVKNVLISMAGDGALLFTKEGTYRSNVLVRPLKNSVGAGDSMIAGFIGSYSKHRDAVEAFKWGVACGSATAFSDDLAVRPFIDELLPEVEITKID, encoded by the coding sequence ATGATTTATACAGTAACGCTTAATCCATCCATCGATTTTATCGTACGAGTAGATGGATTAAAACTCGGTGATTTAAATCGAATGACCGAAGATTTCAAAGTCCCTGGAGGAAAAGGGATCAATGTTTCCCGTATTTTGAAGCGCATCGATTCTGATTCGACCGCTTTAGGATTTCTTGGTGGTTTCACTGGGAATTTTATTTCTGACTGGTTGAAAGAAGAACAAATCGCAACAGCTTTTACACAAGTGGAAGAAGATACTCGGATCAACATCAAATTAAAGTCTGATTCTGAAACAGAGATCAATGGACAAGGACCAACAATCTCGGATCAAGCCATTGAACGTTTGAAAGCAGAATTAGCAACTGTTGGAGCAGACGATATCGTGGTATTATCAGGAAGCGCACCTGCGAGTTTACGTGCTGGATTCTATCAAGAATTGATTGAGATCATCCGTGAAAAAGGTGCTGAGTTTGTGATCGATACTACCGGCGATGATTTGAAAGAAGCATTAAAAAAAGAACCGTTGTTGATCAAACCAAACAATCACGAATTAGCTGAATTGTATGATGTGACATTCCGTTCCGTTGAAGATATCATTCCTTACGGCAAGAAATTATTGGCAGAAGGAGTAAAAAATGTGTTGATTTCAATGGCTGGAGATGGTGCTTTATTGTTCACAAAAGAAGGAACCTACCGTTCCAATGTATTAGTTCGACCATTGAAAAATTCAGTGGGTGCCGGAGACTCGATGATTGCTGGTTTTATCGGTTCATATAGCAAACATAGAGATGCGGTAGAAGCGTTCAAGTGGGGCGTGGCATGTGGAAGTGCAACTGCTTTTTCGGATGATTTAGCGGTTCGCCCATTCATTGATGAATTGTTACCAGAAGTAGAAATAACAAAAATTGATTAA
- a CDS encoding DeoR/GlpR family DNA-binding transcription regulator: MLTEERKQKILQLLEQHNIVKSQELVVLLDASESTIRRDLQELEDEGLLQRIHGGAKKEDLLGFEQNMSEKTLKNVHEKQMIAQLAAELVNNEEVIYLDAGSTTLEMIPFLKDKQITVVTNSVKHAAALVDLQISTIVLGGQVKLSTNAVLGANTLSQLQAYHFNKAFMGMNGVHLERGFTTPDPEEAAVKRLAITNAQDSYVLLDHTKFNKQTFVSVAPLQDATIITERCPLEFLDDYSERTTIKEANQ, encoded by the coding sequence ATGCTTACAGAAGAACGTAAACAGAAAATCCTACAACTATTGGAACAACATAATATTGTCAAATCCCAAGAGTTAGTAGTCTTGTTAGATGCTTCTGAATCAACGATTAGACGGGATCTCCAAGAGTTAGAAGATGAAGGTTTATTGCAACGTATCCATGGAGGAGCAAAAAAAGAGGATCTTTTAGGTTTTGAACAAAACATGAGTGAAAAAACGCTCAAAAACGTTCATGAAAAGCAAATGATTGCACAATTAGCAGCAGAACTGGTGAACAATGAGGAAGTCATTTATCTTGATGCAGGATCAACCACGTTAGAGATGATTCCTTTTTTAAAAGATAAACAGATCACTGTTGTGACCAATTCAGTGAAACATGCTGCCGCGCTAGTTGATCTACAAATCTCAACGATCGTCCTAGGGGGCCAAGTGAAACTCTCAACGAATGCAGTGTTAGGAGCTAATACACTTAGCCAATTACAGGCTTACCATTTTAATAAAGCATTTATGGGAATGAATGGCGTTCATCTTGAACGTGGGTTTACTACCCCAGATCCAGAAGAAGCAGCGGTCAAACGCTTAGCCATTACAAATGCCCAAGATAGTTATGTTTTACTTGACCATACGAAGTTCAATAAGCAAACCTTTGTTTCTGTTGCACCACTGCAAGATGCCACGATCATAACCGAGCGTTGTCCACTAGAATTTCTTGACGACTACAGTGAACGGACGACAATTAAGGAGGCAAATCAATGA